One window from the genome of Sardina pilchardus chromosome 12, fSarPil1.1, whole genome shotgun sequence encodes:
- the LOC134097729 gene encoding DNA-binding protein inhibitor ID-2-like, with protein MKAISPVTSLRKSTTTATTTTRLSDHSAAISRNKTTVDDALSLLYNMNDCYSKLKELVPSLPQNRSVSKMEILQHVIDYILDLQIALDSSSALVSRQQKPQQHHQRQEMPIFSSPITTINTEVSIISIQSKELSTEVTTDESRALFR; from the exons ATGAAGGCGATAAGCCCAGTGACGTCTTTGAGGAAGTCTACCACCACCGCTACCACCACCACTCGTTTATCGGATCACAGCGCCGCAATCTCTCGGAACAAGACCACCGTGGATGATGCCCTCAGCTTGCTCTACAACATGAACGACTGCTACAGCAAGCTGAAGGAGCTGGTTCCCAGTCTGCCTCAGAACAGGAGCGTCAGTAAGATGGAGATCCTTCAGCATGTCATTGACTACATCTTGGATCTTCAGATCGCGCTGGACTCCAGCTCAGCGCTGGTGAGCCGACAGCAGAAGCCGCAGCAGCACCATCAGAGGCAGGAGATGCCGATTTTCAGTAGCCCGATAACCACAATTAATACTGAAGTCAGCATCATCTCAATACAG TCCAAGGAACTTTCCACAGAAGTTACCACCGATGAGAGTCGAGCGCTCTTTCGCTGA